From one Alosa alosa isolate M-15738 ecotype Scorff River chromosome 5, AALO_Geno_1.1, whole genome shotgun sequence genomic stretch:
- the LOC125294616 gene encoding FYN-binding protein 1, with protein sequence MSVPVKGSSTAGVESSSTQKNPWSDIPKKNINRNVSSGVLKLGTKFENLSDTDKTSIPKPPPLKPVAVSKPSLNLAKPSPNTSSTTTDGSTVQRSTGISATPKLQSLGLKPRPLVAALQSKLTQENVEENIKKDTVVKTLSSNKPSFLMAQQPPLNIHLKSPDINSEGQKNINKPLLPKLSSNAISPKPLVISPTLPKPNILKPKLGIADDSNSKEKSSEDSAPKIKPLPNVFTLGKCPSKPKRPPHIQLDRFKSTSTSINALSSSQPIYLMPDSEASDTPCQEESYDDVGVLHPSPSLRGSTIQHPDQAGEDEDMYEDLEERWAEKEQTNTKTTAKEDKTKCDKDEKKRLEQEKKEQKLREKKEREARKKFKLSGPVVVLQEVKARVDSKGGKNELPLTEGEAVEIVRLTDNPEGLWLGRNSEGLYGYVKAAALEVDHSALKAMSTQIPDGAGEVYDDVGVSDISFPPPPPPVGASPGNDDEVYDDVDSPPPPPSLTDHPFGKAEEADGKKKKKFEKEEKEFRKKFKYDGDISVLYQVIVDPALTTKKWGNKDLPLRPGETIDVIVKPQDGKLIGRNKDGKFGYVCLRNIQQESDIYDDVGEDCIYDN encoded by the exons ATGAGCGTCCCAGTGAAGGGCTCATCAACTGCTGGTGTTGAGTCCAGCAGCACTCAGAAGAATCCTTGGTCTGACATTCCCAAGAAAAACATTAATCGGAACGTCAGCTCAGGTGTGCTCAAACTGGGAACCAAATTTGAGAACTTGAGTGATACTGACAAGACCTCTATCCCTAAACCTCCGCCTCTAAAACCTGTTGCTGTATCCAAACCATCACTGAACCTCGCCAAGCCCTCACCAAACACAAGCAGCACCACCACCGATGGCAGCACTGTTCAGAGGTCCACTGGCATCAGCGCAACACCAAAGCTCCAATCATTAGGATTAAAACCCAGACCCTTAGTAGCAGCACTCCAGTCCAAACTTACCCAGGAGAATGTTGAGGAAAATATCAAGAAGGACACGGTAGTGAAAACATTGTCTTCTAACAAGCCGTCTTTTCTGATGGCTCAGCAACCACCACTGAACATCCATCTGAAGAGTCCAGATATAAATTCAGAAGGTCAAAAAAATATCAATAAACCCCTGCTGCCTAAACTTTCATCCAATGCCATATCTCCTAAGCCTCTAGTTATATCTCCTACACTTCCAAAACCTAACATACTTAAACCAAAGCTTGGCATTGCTGATGACTCCAACTCCAAGGAGAAATCTAGTGAAGACTCAGCACCTAAGATCAAGCCACTGCCTAATGTGTTTACTCTTGGGAAATGCCCAAGTAAACCCAAAAGGCCACCGCATATCCAGCTTGACAGATTTaaatcaacatcaacatccatAAATG CTCTTTCTTCATCTCAACCCATCTACCTGATGCCAGATTCAGAAGCATC AGACACACCTTGCCAAGAGGAAAGTTATGATGACGTTGGAGTTCTGCACCCTTCACCATCACTTCGAG gaagtACCATTCAGCACCCTGAT cAAGCAGGCGAGGATGAAGATATGTATGAAGACCTGGAAGAGAGATG GGCTGAGAAGGAGCAGACCAACACGAAGACAACGGCAAAAGAAGACAAGACGAAATGTGATAAAGATGAGAAGAAACGCCTCGAACAGGAGAAGAAGGAACAGAAGCTGCGGGAGAAAAAAGAGCGTGAGGCCAGGAAAAAATTTAAA CTTTCAGGGCCAGTAGTGGTATTGCAGGAGGTGAAGGCTCGAGTGGATAGCAAGGGTGGCAAGAACGAGCTGCCACTAACGGAAGGAGAGGCCGTTGAGATTGTTCGGCTCACAGACAATCCGGAAGGGCTCTGGTTGGGCAGGAACAGTGAAGGCCTCT ATGGATATGTAAAGGCTGCAGCTCTTGAGGTTGACCACAGTGCACTGAAGGCAATGAGTACTCAGATACCAGACGGTGCCGGTGAAGTGTATGATGACGTGGGTGTTTCGGATATCAG ttttcctcctccacctccacctgtcGGAGCTTCCCCAGGAAATGATG ATGAGGTTTATGATGATGTGgattctcctccacctcctccatcacTAACTGA TCATCCATTTGGAAAAGCAGAGGAAGCAGAtggcaagaagaagaagaagtttgaaaaagaggagaaagagttcAGGAAGAAGTTTAAG TATGATGGAGATATCAGTGTGTTGTACCAAGTAATAGTGGATCCAGCTTTGACCACTAAAAAGTGGGGAAATAAAGATCTTCCCTTGAGACCAGGAGAgactattgatgtcattgtgaaaCCTCAAGATGGCAAACTAATCGGAAGGAACAAAGACGGAAAAT TTGGCTA